The proteins below are encoded in one region of Microbacterium pygmaeum:
- a CDS encoding AAA family ATPase, with product MRGGLARWKRGEGARGARHAIEYAFEGACDSHIRSTTGVEALAIYSQSGEPTVSRFICASGRIGHDELDHAALRLWVDGFDPLTGAARGVPQTTPRSDLVLDGTINAPKTYSIAALLHPELSDEFEALQDRLRDRIILTWQRELNARRGHGGVIREELARVEVVELKHRRSRALDPHIHRHLWLNAKVLGRDGRWSTVDSRVAMKLHTLINAEGELAARTDPQWISALARHGYSLDDAGEIRQLAQAVGPLSRRSNQIETQRARLLAEWHAEHPSQQPSHDVLQQIDRRAWAVARPNKPAHLDEDEWEHAVRIEVAAIDPALLAWRAPIEMRSVAVGALDRDLVAAKAIVDADSRSASTGGRFSEYDIRAGATRAIAASRVVQDRAMLQELIDDIVARAREHAIDLLAGAERPAHIKGSMAVATAALKVDLGARLDALSEPGAPLTRRTITRFAAASATPTVEVDADQLDAAAAIAGTDRLVTITGPAGAGKTTVLRIAQLALQAQRRQMIVVAPTKKAASVAAREIGASASSLHALLLDHGWRWSRDPAGREQWTQLQRGEVDPETGRPHVAPTRYPLRRGDRIVVDEAGMVDLHTANALAQVAADTEAGIAMVGDHLQAAPVGHSGAMALMARRSNAVVELNVVHRFRDSEYAALTLRMREPASVDAARDVAGELDDRGHLRVVDSDDAARDMMADAWFRWARLRKRVALVTATNDEADAINEAIQQRRVDIGQLSTKRIALGRGEQRLLEGDIVQTRRNDRGSGVENRALWTVSRITPHEIELVSLSDSGDVRRVKNDYAADHLHLAYASTVHGIQGETTDASVVGPGVDAAGLYVGMTRGRLANEVVVVARTDAAAREILAETMTRGIPEVTIADAMEAARTELRRAAQAAPSAPLRVDPFTGPFTSPASGHGGQSIGR from the coding sequence ATGCGAGGCGGGCTGGCGCGGTGGAAGCGGGGCGAGGGAGCCCGCGGCGCGCGACACGCGATCGAGTACGCGTTCGAGGGTGCCTGCGATTCGCACATCCGATCGACGACGGGCGTCGAGGCGCTGGCGATCTACAGTCAGTCCGGCGAGCCGACGGTCTCCCGGTTCATCTGCGCAAGTGGACGCATCGGTCACGACGAACTCGACCACGCCGCCCTGCGCCTGTGGGTAGACGGGTTCGACCCTCTGACCGGTGCGGCTCGCGGCGTCCCGCAGACCACGCCGCGGTCGGATCTGGTCCTCGACGGCACCATCAACGCGCCAAAGACGTACAGCATCGCCGCTCTGCTCCACCCAGAACTCTCGGACGAGTTCGAGGCGCTGCAAGATCGCCTCCGCGACCGGATCATTCTGACGTGGCAGCGAGAACTGAACGCGCGTCGGGGACATGGCGGCGTCATCCGCGAGGAGCTGGCCCGCGTCGAGGTCGTCGAACTGAAGCACAGACGGTCTCGCGCTCTCGACCCACATATTCACCGGCACCTGTGGCTGAACGCAAAAGTCCTCGGCCGCGACGGCAGGTGGTCGACCGTTGACTCACGCGTCGCAATGAAGCTGCACACCCTGATCAACGCTGAAGGCGAACTCGCTGCGCGGACCGACCCGCAGTGGATCAGTGCGCTCGCACGGCACGGCTACTCACTTGATGACGCCGGTGAGATCCGGCAGCTCGCGCAAGCTGTCGGTCCTTTGTCGCGCCGATCGAACCAGATCGAGACGCAGAGAGCGCGACTGCTCGCGGAGTGGCATGCGGAGCATCCGTCGCAGCAACCGAGCCACGACGTCCTCCAGCAGATCGACCGCCGGGCATGGGCCGTGGCCAGGCCGAACAAGCCGGCGCACCTCGACGAGGACGAATGGGAGCACGCGGTACGCATCGAGGTCGCTGCCATCGATCCAGCGCTCCTTGCCTGGCGTGCACCGATTGAGATGCGCTCGGTCGCTGTCGGCGCGCTCGACCGGGATCTCGTCGCCGCGAAAGCGATTGTCGATGCGGACTCGCGTTCTGCGTCAACCGGAGGACGCTTCAGCGAATACGACATCCGCGCAGGTGCAACGCGTGCGATTGCGGCGTCGAGAGTTGTGCAAGACCGCGCGATGCTTCAGGAGCTCATCGACGACATCGTCGCGCGCGCTCGCGAGCACGCGATCGACCTGCTCGCGGGCGCCGAGCGACCTGCGCACATCAAAGGATCCATGGCAGTTGCAACCGCCGCACTCAAGGTCGATCTCGGTGCGCGACTGGACGCGCTGAGCGAACCTGGCGCCCCCTTGACACGTCGCACGATCACGCGCTTTGCAGCGGCATCCGCCACCCCGACAGTCGAGGTCGATGCAGACCAGCTCGACGCTGCCGCCGCCATCGCCGGCACCGACCGGCTCGTCACCATCACGGGCCCCGCCGGTGCAGGGAAAACAACAGTCCTGCGGATCGCGCAACTTGCATTGCAAGCGCAACGACGGCAGATGATCGTCGTCGCACCGACCAAGAAGGCCGCGAGTGTTGCTGCGCGGGAGATCGGCGCATCCGCGTCGAGCCTGCACGCGCTTCTGCTCGATCACGGCTGGCGCTGGAGTCGAGACCCTGCTGGCCGAGAACAGTGGACCCAGCTGCAGAGAGGTGAGGTCGACCCCGAGACGGGTCGCCCACACGTCGCTCCCACGCGCTATCCGCTACGACGAGGCGATCGCATCGTCGTCGACGAGGCCGGCATGGTCGATCTACACACCGCCAATGCCCTTGCACAGGTTGCCGCAGACACCGAGGCCGGCATTGCGATGGTCGGCGACCATCTGCAGGCCGCGCCCGTCGGCCACTCCGGAGCGATGGCGTTGATGGCACGCCGGAGCAACGCCGTGGTCGAACTGAACGTGGTGCACCGCTTCCGGGATAGTGAGTACGCCGCTCTGACGCTGCGGATGCGCGAGCCGGCGTCCGTGGATGCCGCGCGCGACGTCGCCGGCGAGCTCGACGATCGCGGTCATCTGCGCGTGGTTGACAGCGACGACGCTGCTCGAGACATGATGGCCGACGCCTGGTTCAGATGGGCTAGGCTGCGCAAGCGCGTCGCGCTGGTGACAGCGACGAATGATGAAGCCGACGCCATCAACGAGGCCATCCAACAGCGCCGCGTCGACATCGGTCAACTGTCCACCAAGCGAATCGCGCTCGGTCGGGGTGAGCAGCGGCTTCTCGAGGGCGACATCGTCCAGACGCGTCGAAATGACCGAGGGTCCGGTGTCGAGAACCGCGCGCTGTGGACCGTGTCGCGGATCACTCCTCACGAGATCGAATTGGTGAGCCTATCCGATAGCGGGGACGTGCGTAGGGTCAAAAACGACTACGCCGCGGACCACCTCCATCTGGCCTACGCCTCGACCGTTCACGGCATCCAAGGTGAGACGACCGATGCGTCCGTCGTCGGGCCGGGCGTCGATGCAGCCGGCCTCTATGTCGGAATGACGCGAGGGCGACTGGCGAACGAGGTGGTGGTGGTGGCGCGCACAGACGCTGCAGCGCGAGAGATCCTCGCGGAGACGATGACGCGCGGCATCCCGGAGGTCACCATCGCCGATGCGATGGAGGCAGCGCGCACGGAACTGCGCCGTGCCGCGCAGGCAGCACCATCCGCACCCCTACGAGTCGATCCGTTCACGGGGCCGTTCACATCCCCGGCGTCCGGCCACGGCGGCCAGTCGATCGGGCGGTAA
- a CDS encoding DUF3037 domain-containing protein: protein MSAAYLYWLVRYVPDVARGERVNVAVVVGRDDGDWAIRVAPDLRRASRLGGDASALRPWLERLERSIHDFEHPPLDLFASGDVRVSRSWLELLSHRFNNVLQVSNAAPVEAASAREGVDFLYPVLVATPEPLHRSRTRARLVTDMADLFVRTGNFEVGNTLIRRPTARVGRQRGRFDFAVVDGGVDQLSQAFAFDVRDTDALEQELQSWNFIVSRLRQDGAAIGSNLLPLTAEPDVAIAVAFQEPAGRPDARRNDVFEAAREAWSALDVHAVPSSQLDLIAREARELVSV from the coding sequence ATGAGCGCGGCATATCTTTACTGGCTGGTCCGGTACGTGCCTGATGTTGCGCGCGGTGAGCGCGTGAACGTCGCCGTCGTCGTGGGGCGCGACGATGGCGATTGGGCAATACGCGTCGCGCCTGATCTCCGGCGCGCCAGCCGTTTAGGTGGCGACGCGAGCGCCTTGCGGCCCTGGCTTGAACGTCTCGAGCGATCGATCCATGACTTTGAACATCCTCCGCTCGATCTCTTCGCTAGCGGTGACGTTCGAGTTAGTCGGTCGTGGCTCGAATTGCTGTCACACCGATTCAACAATGTCTTGCAGGTAAGCAATGCGGCGCCCGTGGAGGCGGCGTCGGCGCGTGAAGGAGTCGACTTCCTATACCCGGTGTTGGTTGCAACGCCGGAGCCGCTGCATCGGTCGCGAACACGCGCCCGATTGGTCACTGACATGGCGGATCTGTTCGTACGCACTGGGAACTTTGAGGTTGGCAATACTCTGATCCGCCGCCCGACCGCACGAGTAGGACGACAGCGTGGTCGGTTCGATTTCGCAGTCGTAGACGGTGGCGTCGACCAGCTCTCCCAAGCATTTGCGTTCGATGTCCGCGACACGGATGCGTTGGAACAAGAGTTGCAATCCTGGAATTTCATTGTTAGCAGACTGCGACAGGATGGTGCGGCGATCGGATCCAACCTGCTACCTCTTACGGCAGAGCCGGATGTGGCCATCGCCGTCGCGTTCCAGGAGCCGGCGGGCCGTCCAGACGCTCGACGGAACGATGTCTTCGAGGCAGCGCGCGAGGCATGGAGTGCACTGGACGTTCATGCGGTTCCCAGCTCTCAGCTCGACTTGATCGCTCGCGAGGCCCGAGAACTCGTCTCCGTATGA
- a CDS encoding helix-turn-helix transcriptional regulator yields MEVITVDRILFIEEVAARLRRSPAQLRWMLHTGVAPKSAMIGGRRCWRESDVEKFITDAFTDKSQR; encoded by the coding sequence ATGGAGGTGATCACAGTGGATCGAATCCTGTTTATCGAAGAAGTGGCGGCACGACTTCGCCGTTCGCCAGCGCAATTGCGGTGGATGCTGCACACCGGCGTCGCGCCGAAGTCCGCGATGATCGGTGGTCGTCGCTGCTGGCGCGAGTCTGACGTCGAGAAGTTCATCACAGACGCTTTCACCGATAAGTCGCAACGGTAG
- a CDS encoding helix-turn-helix domain-containing protein, which yields MIDDALIGHNLTLLRGSMSQKELAERMRKLGFKWSQATVWSIEKGERPLRLTESEALGSVFGIQARTLTFAEQSFSRIMLSRALDDTLTEIGNLAYQSFERQRRLAMLCDLTPEDERDETFTPELFAENAVDHAISGLARAEAHLRGEFEVEETLHGPFPHEGHEYHQAFIARVRAQVEQLRDRSETEEETDDGVDQTAG from the coding sequence ATGATCGACGACGCCCTCATTGGCCACAATCTCACCCTTCTGCGGGGCTCGATGAGCCAGAAAGAGCTGGCCGAGCGCATGCGGAAGCTGGGATTCAAGTGGTCTCAAGCCACCGTCTGGTCGATCGAGAAGGGCGAACGGCCACTCCGCCTCACCGAGTCCGAGGCGCTCGGATCGGTCTTCGGCATTCAAGCCCGTACGCTCACGTTCGCGGAGCAGTCCTTCAGCCGAATCATGCTGTCGCGGGCGCTCGATGACACGCTGACCGAGATCGGCAATCTTGCCTACCAATCGTTCGAGCGACAGCGACGACTCGCGATGCTGTGCGATCTGACGCCGGAAGACGAACGCGACGAAACCTTCACTCCCGAACTCTTTGCTGAGAACGCCGTCGACCACGCGATCAGCGGACTCGCCCGCGCGGAGGCGCATCTCCGCGGGGAATTCGAAGTCGAGGAGACGCTCCACGGACCATTTCCCCACGAAGGGCACGAGTATCACCAAGCGTTCATCGCCCGCGTCCGCGCCCAGGTAGAGCAGTTGCGGGACCGCAGCGAAACAGAAGAGGAAACCGACGATGGCGTCGATCAAACAGCGGGATGA
- a CDS encoding tyrosine-type recombinase/integrase: MASIKQRDDGVWRARYRDAAGKEYARHFPLKRDAQRWLDEVAAAVVTGQYVDPNAGKVTWTDWTKAWMQRQTWVDGTHEAATVAVSSVPWKAGPIGAVNASHVQAWIAAELKRGLAPSTIKTRLNYVQMAFRAAVADRTIAISPAAGIKPPRARKAEATMRVLSAAEVHEVLEVAGEFRGFVEVCVFAGMRLGEAAGLQLADVNFLGRSIRVNRQVQGSTIKAAKLVPPKYNSERTIYVPGELTASLSAHVARNLVTEPDEQLFTTPLGRMWNRNSAAGEWRRIRDEVGLPDDVTLHTLRHTFASNLIASGCDVVTVQRALGHSTPSITLNVYSHLWPSAEDKTRAATADFMALTATAIPRERVSS, translated from the coding sequence ATGGCGTCGATCAAACAGCGGGATGACGGAGTCTGGCGAGCACGATACCGAGACGCAGCCGGCAAAGAATACGCCCGGCACTTCCCCCTCAAACGCGACGCTCAGCGATGGCTGGACGAGGTCGCCGCGGCAGTCGTCACCGGCCAGTACGTCGACCCGAACGCCGGCAAGGTCACCTGGACCGACTGGACCAAAGCGTGGATGCAGCGACAGACCTGGGTCGACGGCACTCACGAAGCCGCGACCGTGGCGGTGTCGAGCGTCCCCTGGAAGGCCGGGCCGATCGGCGCGGTCAACGCGTCGCACGTTCAGGCCTGGATCGCGGCGGAACTCAAGCGTGGGCTCGCCCCGTCGACGATCAAGACCCGACTCAACTACGTGCAGATGGCGTTCCGCGCCGCTGTCGCCGATCGGACCATCGCCATCAGCCCCGCCGCCGGCATCAAGCCGCCGCGTGCGCGCAAGGCCGAAGCGACGATGCGAGTGCTGAGCGCCGCCGAAGTCCACGAGGTTCTGGAGGTCGCTGGTGAGTTCCGCGGTTTCGTCGAAGTGTGCGTCTTCGCCGGCATGCGGCTCGGCGAAGCCGCCGGACTCCAGCTCGCCGACGTGAACTTCCTCGGCCGTTCGATCCGAGTGAACCGCCAAGTCCAAGGCTCCACTATCAAGGCAGCCAAGCTCGTTCCGCCGAAGTACAACTCCGAGCGCACCATCTACGTCCCCGGCGAGCTCACCGCGTCACTCTCGGCGCACGTCGCACGCAACCTCGTCACCGAACCCGACGAGCAGCTCTTCACCACGCCGCTCGGCCGCATGTGGAATCGCAACAGTGCCGCGGGCGAGTGGCGACGCATTCGGGACGAAGTGGGCCTGCCCGATGACGTTACGCTGCACACGCTCCGCCACACATTCGCGTCGAACCTCATCGCCTCCGGCTGCGACGTGGTCACGGTGCAGCGAGCCCTTGGTCACTCGACGCCGTCGATCACGCTGAACGTCTACAGCCACCTCTGGCCGTCGGCCGAAGACAAGACGCGAGCCGCGACCGCGGACTTCATGGCGCTCACGGCCACCGCGATCCCCCGCGAACGGGTCTCATCCTGA
- a CDS encoding YajQ family cyclic di-GMP-binding protein, translating into MADSSFDIVSKVDHQEAENALNQARKEIEQRYDFKGTGASVEWSGDSILIKASTEERANAVLDVFQSKLIKRGISLKSLESGEPFASGKEYRITSTIKDGISSENAKKISKIIRDEGPKGVKSQIQGDELRVQSKSRDDLQEVQRLLKAADLEVDLQFINYR; encoded by the coding sequence ATGGCTGATTCATCCTTTGACATCGTTTCGAAAGTGGACCACCAGGAAGCGGAGAACGCCCTGAACCAGGCCCGCAAAGAGATCGAGCAGCGCTACGACTTCAAGGGCACCGGCGCCTCGGTCGAGTGGAGCGGCGACTCGATCCTGATCAAGGCGAGCACCGAAGAGCGCGCGAACGCGGTTCTCGACGTCTTCCAGTCCAAGCTGATCAAGCGGGGCATCTCGCTCAAGAGCCTGGAGTCGGGCGAGCCGTTCGCCAGCGGCAAGGAATACCGCATCACCTCGACGATCAAGGACGGCATCTCGTCGGAGAACGCCAAGAAGATCTCGAAGATCATCCGCGACGAGGGGCCTAAGGGCGTGAAGTCGCAGATCCAGGGCGACGAGCTGCGTGTGCAGTCCAAGAGCCGAGACGACCTGCAAGAGGTTCAGCGCCTGCTCAAGGCCGCCGACCTCGAGGTCGACCTCCAGTTCATCAACTACCGGTAG
- a CDS encoding bile acid:sodium symporter family protein: MGSASMTIGLPTGLAVVMFGLGLSLTPRDFARVLTQPKAVVVALVCQLLVLPTICFGLVLALQLPPVLAVGMMVLAASPGGAAANLYSHLFRGDVALNISLTAVNSVLAVLTLPLITNFALWYFEPFDDRLGMQWAKAVEVFAIVLVPVVIGMLVRRGWPHFADRMDRPVRVVSVLVLILVVAAAVASNWVLLRDNFLDLALITIVFCLVSLSIGYVVPRWFRIGRRQAISTSFEIGMHNATLAIVVAQTVLDSVALSLPAAVYGVLMFFLACGFGFLVRGRGGADAAADDPVGRHHSPADSAGS; the protein is encoded by the coding sequence ATGGGATCCGCGTCGATGACCATCGGATTGCCGACCGGGCTCGCCGTCGTCATGTTCGGTCTCGGGCTCAGCCTCACTCCTCGCGACTTCGCCCGCGTGCTCACGCAGCCGAAGGCGGTGGTGGTCGCACTGGTGTGCCAGCTGCTGGTGCTGCCGACGATCTGCTTCGGTCTGGTCCTCGCCCTCCAGCTCCCACCGGTGCTCGCGGTCGGCATGATGGTGCTCGCGGCCTCGCCGGGCGGAGCAGCCGCCAACCTCTACAGCCATCTGTTCCGCGGTGACGTCGCCTTGAACATCTCCCTGACGGCGGTCAACTCCGTCCTCGCCGTCCTCACGCTGCCCTTGATCACGAACTTCGCCCTCTGGTACTTCGAGCCCTTTGACGACCGGCTCGGCATGCAGTGGGCAAAGGCCGTCGAGGTATTCGCGATCGTGCTGGTACCGGTCGTCATCGGCATGCTGGTGCGGCGAGGATGGCCGCACTTCGCGGATCGGATGGACCGGCCGGTCCGGGTCGTGTCCGTGCTCGTTCTGATCCTCGTGGTCGCCGCGGCAGTGGCATCCAATTGGGTCCTCCTGCGCGACAACTTCCTCGACCTCGCGCTGATCACCATCGTGTTCTGCCTCGTCAGCCTCTCGATCGGCTACGTCGTTCCACGCTGGTTCCGGATCGGGAGGCGTCAGGCCATCTCGACGTCATTCGAGATCGGGATGCACAACGCGACCCTGGCGATCGTTGTCGCCCAGACCGTGCTGGACTCGGTCGCGCTGAGTCTGCCCGCCGCCGTGTACGGCGTGCTGATGTTCTTCCTCGCGTGCGGCTTCGGATTCCTGGTCCGCGGGAGGGGAGGAGCGGATGCCGCCGCCGACGACCCCGTCGGCCGCCACCACTCGCCCGCCGACTCGGCAGGTTCGTAG
- a CDS encoding FBP domain-containing protein, giving the protein MHPLTEDDIRRAFANADDSELHVLTLPPDYLLIDWDHLDFLAWRDPRTRGRGYVIAEIDGAAVGVVLRAADGSSRAGAAFCNMCRTMQPADQVSLFSARKAGAAGAHGDSVGTYICADLSCHENVRLAAPLAPNEVRTSVDMRIDGTRQRMESFVQRVRESARADA; this is encoded by the coding sequence ATGCATCCGCTGACCGAAGACGACATCCGTCGGGCGTTCGCCAACGCCGATGACAGCGAGCTGCACGTGCTCACGCTGCCGCCGGACTACCTGCTGATCGACTGGGATCATCTCGACTTCCTCGCCTGGCGGGATCCGCGTACCCGCGGTCGGGGGTATGTCATCGCCGAGATCGACGGCGCAGCGGTCGGCGTGGTGCTGCGGGCAGCTGACGGCTCGTCGCGCGCGGGCGCCGCCTTCTGCAACATGTGCCGGACGATGCAGCCCGCCGACCAGGTCTCGCTCTTCTCGGCACGCAAAGCCGGTGCCGCCGGTGCACACGGGGACAGTGTGGGCACCTACATCTGCGCCGACCTGTCGTGCCACGAGAACGTCCGGCTGGCAGCGCCGCTGGCCCCCAACGAGGTGCGCACCAGCGTCGACATGCGGATCGACGGCACGCGGCAGCGCATGGAGTCGTTCGTGCAGCGGGTGCGCGAGTCCGCGCGGGCCGACGCATGA
- a CDS encoding carbohydrate kinase family protein, translating into MTGRTVVIGDALIDELRDDTGVREFVGGAALNVAVGLSRLGVPTTLIAMVGDDEAGSHIRSYLSDFGVDLIATVGPNGSSRAVSTRSGAGEPVYEFNEAAQRRRVDFGDAERSAIADADIVVVSCFPFDDPAQTDELARAVRDGRTPLAIDPNPRSGMLSSRSGFVRGFESLLADAALVKVGEDDAQLLYRAPLHVLRDRLIELGVPVVLATEGAAGASIEAGEVIVTHPISDLPGPIIDTMGAGDAAFAAVVATGVSGWPEDDESWGAALARAMDVAAATCRFEGALLRLPDALVAPDLDKLGT; encoded by the coding sequence ATGACCGGCCGCACCGTCGTCATCGGCGACGCGCTCATCGACGAACTGCGCGACGACACCGGGGTCCGTGAATTCGTCGGCGGTGCCGCGTTGAACGTTGCGGTCGGGCTCAGCCGACTCGGTGTGCCCACGACCTTGATCGCCATGGTCGGCGATGACGAGGCCGGCTCGCACATCCGCTCCTACCTCTCGGATTTCGGTGTGGACCTGATCGCCACGGTCGGTCCGAACGGCAGCTCTCGCGCGGTGAGCACCCGCAGCGGGGCGGGGGAGCCGGTCTACGAGTTCAACGAGGCCGCGCAGCGGCGCCGGGTCGATTTCGGCGATGCCGAACGGTCGGCGATCGCCGACGCGGACATCGTCGTGGTCAGCTGCTTCCCGTTCGACGATCCGGCGCAGACCGACGAGCTGGCGCGCGCGGTGCGTGACGGGCGAACGCCGCTGGCCATCGACCCGAATCCGCGCTCCGGCATGCTCTCCAGTCGGAGCGGGTTCGTGCGCGGTTTCGAGTCGCTTCTTGCTGACGCCGCCCTCGTGAAGGTCGGCGAGGACGACGCACAGCTGCTCTACCGTGCTCCGCTGCATGTGCTGCGCGATCGACTCATCGAGCTCGGCGTGCCGGTGGTCCTGGCCACCGAGGGCGCCGCCGGCGCGAGCATCGAGGCGGGCGAGGTCATCGTCACGCATCCGATCTCGGACCTTCCCGGACCCATCATCGACACGATGGGCGCGGGAGACGCAGCGTTCGCCGCGGTCGTGGCCACCGGAGTCTCGGGATGGCCCGAGGATGACGAGTCCTGGGGCGCGGCGCTGGCGCGCGCGATGGACGTCGCGGCCGCGACCTGCCGGTTCGAGGGTGCGCTGCTGCGTCTTCCGGACGCGCTCGTCGCGCCCGACCTCGACAAGCTCGGCACCTGA